Proteins found in one Thermaerobacter subterraneus DSM 13965 genomic segment:
- the ispE gene encoding 4-(cytidine 5'-diphospho)-2-C-methyl-D-erythritol kinase gives MQDRWPAPAVVRVRAYAKINLHLRIGPRRPDGYHEIDSVLHRISWRDDLELRWRGDGAVRLAVEPAGAAPGGGPAEPEAGAEAGPEPAPARWVPSGPAAVMPGGEALPGAMPGRGDALGAPLAPPVPSGPDNLAWRAARLLQQALDVAAGVDIRLVKRVAAGAGLGGGSADAAAVLRGLRRLWRLAVDGATLRRLGDRLGADVPFLLGGRAARVRGKGERIQVLPSWPGLALVLVPLPRPVSTAWAYGEWDRRCGEGQAGEAFADGGAVARAVARRDLHSLARLVRNDFEAVVAAAFPEVAEALERMRREGAVVARMSGSGPVVWGIFPHGEAAQKAWRRLRRCYPGARLARTL, from the coding sequence TTGCAGGACCGCTGGCCGGCGCCGGCGGTGGTGCGGGTGCGGGCCTACGCCAAGATCAACCTGCACCTGCGCATCGGGCCGCGCCGCCCTGACGGTTATCACGAGATCGACTCGGTGCTGCACCGGATCAGCTGGCGCGACGACCTGGAACTGCGCTGGCGTGGCGACGGCGCCGTTCGCCTGGCGGTCGAACCGGCCGGGGCCGCACCGGGCGGCGGCCCGGCGGAGCCGGAAGCCGGCGCGGAGGCGGGGCCGGAACCGGCGCCGGCCCGGTGGGTCCCCTCCGGTCCAGCTGCGGTCATGCCCGGGGGGGAGGCACTCCCCGGGGCGATGCCGGGCCGAGGCGATGCCCTGGGCGCACCCCTCGCCCCGCCGGTCCCCTCGGGGCCGGACAACCTGGCCTGGCGGGCGGCGCGCCTGCTGCAGCAGGCGCTGGACGTGGCGGCCGGCGTCGACATCCGGCTGGTCAAGCGGGTGGCCGCGGGAGCCGGGCTGGGCGGTGGCAGTGCCGATGCGGCGGCGGTGCTGCGGGGGCTGCGCCGGCTGTGGAGGCTGGCTGTGGATGGTGCCACCCTGCGGCGCCTGGGGGACCGGCTGGGGGCGGACGTCCCCTTCCTGCTGGGCGGGCGGGCGGCCCGGGTCCGGGGGAAGGGGGAGCGGATCCAGGTGCTGCCCTCCTGGCCCGGTCTGGCCCTGGTCCTGGTGCCCCTGCCGCGGCCGGTATCCACGGCCTGGGCATACGGCGAATGGGACCGGCGGTGCGGAGAAGGGCAGGCCGGGGAGGCCTTCGCCGACGGTGGCGCCGTGGCCCGGGCGGTGGCGCGGCGGGACCTGCACAGCCTCGCTCGTCTGGTGCGGAACGACTTCGAAGCCGTGGTGGCGGCGGCCTTCCCCGAGGTGGCCGAAGCGCTGGAGCGCATGCGGCGCGAAGGAGCCGTGGTGGCGCGGATGAGCGGCAGCGGTCCCGTGGTTTGGGGGATCTTCCCCCATGGGGAGGCGGCCCAAAAAGCCTGGCGGCGGTTGAGGCGCTGCTACCCCGGCGCCCGGCTGGCCCGCACCCTTTAG
- the purR gene encoding pur operon repressor: MAKLKRSERIAALVKLLADRPGHLWSLSQFAERFATAKSTISDDLSLVKAVLDQEGLGTIRTYPGVAGGVTYEPRVTEAAAWQLAEELAAQLRDPQRILPGGFVYMTDLLFSPTWAERLGALFATRFRGEEPDLVATVETKGIPLGLMTARALGRPLVLLRRDSRVTEGPSVSITYVSGSSQRIATMSVPRRAVPQGARVLLVDDFMKGGGTARGMMDLMREVGARVAGLGVMIATAEPARKLVEDYFAVAVLEGVDTVRRQVRVRPSLGR, from the coding sequence TTGGCTAAGCTCAAGCGCAGCGAGCGGATTGCCGCTCTGGTGAAGCTCCTGGCCGACAGGCCCGGCCATCTGTGGTCCCTCAGCCAGTTCGCCGAGCGGTTCGCCACGGCCAAGTCGACCATCAGCGACGACCTGTCCCTGGTCAAGGCCGTGCTGGACCAGGAGGGACTGGGCACCATTCGCACCTACCCCGGCGTGGCCGGCGGCGTCACCTACGAGCCGCGGGTCACGGAGGCAGCGGCCTGGCAACTGGCGGAGGAACTGGCCGCCCAGCTGCGCGACCCCCAGCGCATCCTGCCCGGCGGGTTCGTCTACATGACGGACCTGCTCTTCTCGCCCACGTGGGCCGAGCGGCTGGGGGCGCTCTTCGCGACCCGCTTCCGCGGGGAGGAGCCCGACCTGGTGGCCACGGTGGAGACCAAGGGCATCCCCCTGGGCCTGATGACCGCCCGGGCCCTGGGGCGGCCGCTGGTGCTGCTGCGGCGGGACAGCCGGGTCACCGAGGGGCCGTCGGTGAGCATCACCTACGTGTCCGGTTCGTCCCAGCGGATCGCCACCATGTCGGTGCCGCGCCGGGCCGTGCCCCAGGGGGCGCGGGTGCTGCTGGTGGACGACTTCATGAAAGGCGGCGGCACCGCCCGCGGCATGATGGACCTGATGCGCGAGGTGGGGGCCCGGGTGGCCGGCCTGGGCGTGATGATTGCCACCGCCGAGCCGGCCCGTAAGCTGGTGGAGGACTATTTCGCCGTGGCCGTGCTGGAGGGCGTGGATACCGTGCGCCGCCAGGTGCGGGTCCGGCCCAGCCTGGGTCGTTAG
- a CDS encoding ribonuclease H-like YkuK family protein encodes MQTPFISPTRGALSFDGLCAEILDYIRAEPDAQYKLIIGTDSQVRQQTQFVTAVVIHRLGKGARYFYQVRKQRKITSLRQKIFYEASLSLSLATRLAERLAQRGGRLPNVEIHLDVGMQGETRDLIREIVGMVVGSGFDAKIKPDSYAASSVADRYTK; translated from the coding sequence CAACCCGCGGTGCCCTCTCCTTCGACGGCCTGTGTGCCGAGATCCTGGACTACATCCGTGCCGAACCCGATGCCCAGTACAAGCTGATCATCGGCACCGACTCCCAGGTCCGGCAGCAGACCCAGTTCGTCACGGCCGTAGTGATCCACCGGCTGGGGAAGGGCGCGCGGTACTTCTACCAGGTGCGCAAGCAGCGGAAGATCACCAGCCTGCGGCAGAAGATCTTCTACGAGGCGAGCCTGAGCCTGTCCCTGGCCACCCGCCTGGCGGAGCGGCTGGCCCAGAGGGGCGGGCGGCTGCCCAACGTGGAGATCCACCTGGACGTGGGCATGCAGGGCGAGACCCGGGACCTGATCCGGGAGATCGTCGGCATGGTGGTCGGCAGCGGCTTTGACGCCAAGATCAAGCCCGACTCCTACGCGGCCTCCTCGGTGGCCGACCGCTACACCAAGTGA
- a CDS encoding NTP transferase domain-containing protein produces MDGVTGAVILAGRRNTGALRQVSGAEWEALVPLAGRPMVAWVVEACLQAPSLQHVVLAGPDPGDAGTVLARARQEGRFSVVPPGDDLLGSVRQGLEGLKAALPGATGVLLVTGDVPLVDGAVLERFLAAIPAGADVGYPIARRQNMERRFPGAARTYVRLRDGEFTGGNALYLRLAAAPQALRWAEALYAARKQPLKLAMMFGPAVLVRVATRRATVAELELRLGRLAGLRAHAVEVTDPELAMDVDKVADYRQAEARLQAAAGSSPERETAAGDGTGAGCATVPVPPGGGPRLG; encoded by the coding sequence GTGGACGGTGTGACGGGAGCCGTCATCCTGGCGGGGCGCCGCAACACCGGAGCCCTGCGCCAGGTGAGCGGCGCGGAGTGGGAGGCGCTGGTCCCCCTGGCCGGACGGCCCATGGTGGCCTGGGTGGTGGAGGCCTGCCTCCAGGCGCCTTCCCTGCAGCACGTGGTACTGGCCGGTCCCGACCCCGGCGACGCCGGGACGGTGCTGGCCCGCGCCCGGCAGGAAGGGCGGTTCAGCGTGGTGCCGCCCGGTGACGACCTGCTGGGCAGCGTCCGGCAGGGGCTCGAGGGCCTCAAGGCGGCCCTGCCGGGGGCCACCGGGGTCCTGCTGGTCACCGGCGACGTGCCGCTGGTCGACGGCGCCGTGCTGGAGCGCTTTCTGGCCGCCATCCCGGCCGGGGCCGACGTGGGCTATCCCATCGCCCGGCGCCAGAACATGGAGCGGCGTTTCCCCGGTGCGGCCCGTACCTACGTCCGGTTGCGCGACGGCGAGTTCACCGGCGGCAACGCCCTGTACCTGCGGCTGGCCGCCGCCCCGCAGGCCCTGCGGTGGGCCGAGGCGCTTTACGCTGCGCGGAAGCAGCCCCTCAAGCTGGCCATGATGTTCGGCCCGGCGGTCCTGGTGCGGGTGGCGACCCGCCGGGCCACGGTGGCCGAGCTGGAGCTCCGGCTGGGCCGGCTGGCCGGCCTGCGCGCCCACGCCGTCGAGGTGACCGATCCGGAGCTGGCCATGGACGTGGACAAGGTCGCCGACTATCGCCAGGCCGAGGCACGACTGCAGGCTGCGGCCGGTTCGTCCCCGGAGCGGGAGACGGCCGCCGGGGATGGCACGGGAGCCGGCTGCGCGACCGTCCCGGTACCGCCCGGAGGAGGGCCCCGCCTTGGCTAA
- a CDS encoding Veg family protein, which produces MGESRNVLAEIRRDLENYVGKRVRIRANKGRRRIVEREGTLEKTYPNLFVIKLDEEYQNRRLSYTYADLLTAMVEVSVYNGNERKKLNFSASSAS; this is translated from the coding sequence GTGGGCGAGTCGCGGAACGTGCTCGCCGAGATCCGGCGAGACCTGGAGAACTACGTGGGCAAGCGGGTCCGCATCCGCGCCAACAAGGGGCGCCGGCGCATCGTCGAACGGGAAGGCACCCTGGAGAAGACCTATCCCAACCTGTTCGTCATCAAGCTGGACGAGGAGTACCAGAACCGCAGGCTGTCGTATACCTATGCCGACCTGCTGACCGCCATGGTAGAGGTCAGCGTGTACAACGGCAACGAGCGCAAGAAGCTGAACTTTTCGGCCTCATCGGCCAGTTGA